The following are from one region of the Roseobacter fucihabitans genome:
- a CDS encoding argininosuccinate synthase, with product MSAPKKVVLAYSGGLDTSIILKWLQTEYGCEVVTFTADLGQGEELEPARKKAELMGASQIYIEDVREEFVRDFVFPMFRANAVYEGLYLLGTSIARPLISKRLVEIAEETGADAIAHGATGKGNDQVRFELAAYALNPDIKVIAPWREWDLSSRTKLLDFAEKNQIPIAKDKRGEAPFSVDANLLHTSSEGKVLEDPAVDAPEYVYQRTVSPEEAPDTPEYVEVGFEKGDAVSINGETMSPATILTKLNELGGKHGCGRLDLVEGRFVGMKSRGIYETPGGTLLLEAHRAIESITLDRGAMHLKDELMPRYAELIYNGFWFSPERTMLQAAIDASQTHVTGTVRLKLYKGHVRTVGRWSNHSLYSEAHVTFEDDAGAYDQKDAAGFIQLNALRLKLLAARDRRLK from the coding sequence ATGTCTGCGCCCAAAAAAGTTGTGCTCGCCTACTCCGGCGGTCTGGATACGTCGATCATCCTGAAATGGTTGCAAACCGAATATGGCTGTGAGGTCGTGACCTTTACCGCCGATCTGGGTCAAGGCGAAGAGCTTGAGCCCGCGCGCAAAAAAGCCGAACTGATGGGTGCTTCGCAGATTTATATCGAAGATGTGCGCGAGGAATTCGTGCGCGATTTCGTCTTCCCGATGTTCCGTGCTAATGCAGTCTATGAGGGTCTTTATCTGCTGGGAACGTCCATCGCACGCCCGCTGATTTCCAAACGTCTGGTGGAGATTGCCGAGGAAACCGGTGCGGATGCCATCGCCCATGGCGCCACCGGCAAGGGCAATGATCAGGTCCGCTTTGAATTGGCAGCCTATGCCTTGAACCCGGATATCAAGGTGATCGCGCCCTGGCGGGAATGGGATTTGTCGAGCCGCACAAAGCTGTTGGATTTCGCCGAGAAAAACCAGATTCCGATCGCCAAGGACAAGCGCGGCGAAGCTCCGTTCAGCGTGGATGCCAATCTGTTGCATACCTCCTCGGAAGGCAAGGTTCTCGAAGACCCCGCCGTGGACGCGCCGGAATACGTGTATCAGCGCACGGTCAGCCCCGAAGAGGCCCCCGATACGCCCGAATACGTCGAAGTCGGTTTCGAAAAAGGCGACGCCGTGAGCATCAATGGCGAGACCATGTCCCCCGCCACGATCCTGACGAAACTGAACGAATTGGGCGGCAAGCACGGCTGCGGGCGGCTTGATCTGGTCGAGGGGCGATTTGTCGGCATGAAATCGCGTGGCATCTATGAAACACCTGGCGGGACGCTGCTCCTCGAAGCGCACCGCGCCATTGAATCGATCACGCTGGACCGGGGGGCGATGCACCTCAAGGACGAGCTGATGCCGCGCTACGCCGAACTGATCTACAACGGTTTCTGGTTCAGCCCGGAACGCACGATGTTGCAGGCTGCGATTGATGCGAGCCAAACCCATGTCACCGGGACCGTGCGCTTGAAGCTTTACAAAGGGCATGTGCGCACCGTGGGTCGGTGGTCAAATCACAGCCTTTATTCCGAAGCGCATGTGACATTTGAGGATGACGCCGGGGCCTATGATCAAAAAGACGCGGCGGGGTTCATCCAGTTGAACGCTCTGCGTCTGAAATTGCTCGCGGCACGGGATCGTCGCCTGAAATAG
- a CDS encoding CoA pyrophosphatase — protein sequence MTLELDALRAALARPGRPSSDFDLNPETVLPAGRKLRPAGVLAPVVQRADGLHLLLTKRSSALKHHPGQIAFPGGKQDEADADVIAAALREAHEEIGLPPENVDVLGTLPAHETVTGFIVTPVIGVITRDFTITPEKDEVDEVFSVPLAHVLDAERYVIESRRWRGAKRSYYAVPYGPYYIWGATARMLRAWTDQISK from the coding sequence ATGACGCTTGAACTGGACGCGCTTCGGGCGGCGCTTGCACGTCCGGGGCGTCCGTCATCCGATTTCGATCTGAACCCGGAAACGGTTTTGCCTGCGGGGCGTAAATTGCGTCCCGCAGGTGTTCTGGCACCGGTTGTGCAGCGCGCAGACGGGTTGCACCTGTTGCTGACGAAACGTTCCTCTGCCTTGAAACACCATCCCGGACAGATCGCTTTTCCGGGTGGCAAGCAGGATGAGGCCGACGCCGATGTGATTGCCGCCGCGCTGCGCGAGGCGCATGAGGAGATCGGCCTGCCGCCCGAAAACGTCGACGTGCTTGGCACATTGCCCGCGCATGAAACCGTCACCGGTTTCATTGTCACGCCCGTGATTGGCGTTATCACCCGTGATTTCACGATTACGCCGGAAAAAGACGAGGTGGATGAGGTGTTTTCTGTCCCCTTGGCGCATGTGCTGGATGCGGAGAGATACGTGATTGAATCGCGTCGTTGGCGCGGGGCCAAACGGTCCTATTATGCGGTGCCCTATGGGCCCTATTACATCTGGGGGGCAACTGCGCGTATGTTGCGCGCATGGACAGATCAGATATCGAAATGA
- a CDS encoding Hpt domain-containing protein codes for MINWERVATLREEVGAEDFDEILALFLEEVDSAISELSEAENQTGLEEKLHFLKGSALSLGFDHFSALCQNGETAISQDAGATIDLDEIRVSYAESRRVFVKEVAMKLAG; via the coding sequence ATGATAAATTGGGAAAGGGTTGCCACTCTGCGAGAGGAGGTTGGCGCAGAAGACTTCGATGAGATCCTCGCCTTGTTTTTGGAGGAGGTCGACAGCGCAATTTCTGAATTGTCCGAAGCGGAAAATCAAACCGGCCTTGAAGAGAAGCTCCATTTCCTCAAAGGCAGCGCGCTTAGCCTCGGTTTTGATCATTTTTCGGCGCTTTGTCAAAATGGCGAAACCGCCATCTCTCAGGATGCAGGTGCCACCATTGATCTGGATGAAATAAGGGTATCCTATGCAGAATCGCGCAGGGTTTTTGTCAAGGAGGTTGCAATGAAATTAGCGGGTTAA
- a CDS encoding SDR family oxidoreductase: MQFADKTVVITGGASGIGAGLASQLMEIGAHVVIADRDAVAVQAVSERLGCAGFVCDVAQEEEIRKLVRYASDAAGPIDCFVSNAGLFDTQPGHAASAPDTVWMQNWNVHVMSHVYAARALLPDMLARGAGQFINVASAAGLLNQIQNAAYSATKQAAVSFAESLAITHGDAGIDVAVVCPQYVATPLIGLQDSDVQSGSGLLSAQEVARLIIAGVEERRFLILPHPEVGGFVRLRAQDHDKWIVGMKRLRATSLAKLGVDQAAHLYRLL, encoded by the coding sequence ATGCAGTTTGCTGACAAAACCGTGGTCATAACGGGAGGGGCGAGCGGCATTGGCGCTGGTCTTGCGTCGCAATTGATGGAAATCGGCGCGCATGTCGTTATTGCGGACCGGGACGCGGTGGCGGTTCAGGCGGTCTCAGAGCGTCTCGGATGTGCGGGGTTTGTTTGTGATGTGGCCCAGGAAGAGGAGATTCGCAAACTGGTGCGTTATGCGTCGGACGCTGCGGGGCCGATAGATTGTTTTGTATCCAACGCTGGGCTTTTTGATACGCAACCGGGCCATGCTGCCTCCGCGCCTGATACCGTTTGGATGCAGAACTGGAATGTACATGTGATGTCCCATGTCTATGCCGCGCGCGCTCTTTTGCCGGATATGTTGGCACGTGGTGCGGGGCAGTTCATTAATGTCGCGTCTGCCGCCGGTCTGCTCAATCAAATTCAAAACGCCGCCTATTCCGCGACGAAACAAGCCGCGGTGAGTTTCGCGGAATCGCTGGCGATCACCCATGGCGACGCGGGGATCGATGTCGCGGTGGTCTGTCCGCAGTATGTGGCCACGCCGCTTATTGGTTTGCAGGACAGCGATGTGCAGAGCGGGTCAGGACTGTTAAGCGCGCAAGAGGTTGCGCGTTTGATCATCGCGGGCGTAGAAGAACGGCGTTTTTTGATACTGCCGCATCCGGAAGTTGGTGGTTTCGTGCGACTGCGGGCTCAGGATCATGACAAATGGATTGTTGGTATGAAGCGGCTCAGAGCGACCTCACTGGCGAAATTGGGCGTTGATCAAGCCGCGCATCTTTATCGACTCCTTTAA
- a CDS encoding Hsp33 family molecular chaperone HslO, translating into MTLGHQIAWDDTVLPFQLDASDIRGRIARLDGALNGILKQHDYPAQVEALVAEMAVLTALIGQTIKLRWKLQLQVQSKGAVRMIATDYYGPEKEGDPARIRAYASYDTDRLTDAAPFDQVGEGYFAIMIDQGEGMTPYQGITPLEGGSLANCAQTYFAQSEQLPTRFSLSLGKSTEPGVAEHWRAGGVMLQHMPKASPFVAQGVGTGETLSPSDLLPEDEAENWNRANILLDTVDDLELIGPSLGPNDLLLRLFHEEQPRVYDAQAVQFGCTCSEDRVRQSLSIYSARDIETMTTDAGRVTADCQFCGAHYDLDPASVGFEAEQDGDDA; encoded by the coding sequence ATGACACTCGGACACCAGATCGCGTGGGACGATACGGTCCTGCCATTTCAACTCGATGCCAGCGATATCCGTGGGCGCATTGCGCGGCTGGACGGGGCGTTGAACGGAATTCTGAAACAACATGACTACCCGGCGCAGGTCGAAGCCTTGGTTGCCGAAATGGCGGTGTTGACGGCGCTGATCGGTCAGACGATCAAGCTGCGCTGGAAGCTGCAATTGCAGGTCCAGTCCAAAGGGGCTGTGCGGATGATAGCCACGGATTATTACGGTCCCGAGAAGGAAGGCGATCCGGCCCGGATCCGCGCTTATGCCAGCTATGATACGGACCGTCTCACGGATGCCGCGCCCTTTGATCAGGTTGGCGAGGGCTACTTTGCGATCATGATCGATCAGGGCGAAGGCATGACCCCCTATCAGGGAATTACCCCGCTGGAGGGCGGCTCTCTCGCCAACTGTGCGCAGACCTATTTTGCGCAGTCCGAACAATTGCCAACACGGTTTTCGCTGAGTTTGGGAAAATCGACGGAACCGGGTGTGGCCGAACATTGGCGCGCCGGGGGTGTGATGCTGCAACATATGCCCAAGGCATCGCCCTTTGTGGCGCAGGGGGTGGGGACCGGCGAGACGCTGTCGCCGTCCGATTTGTTGCCCGAAGATGAGGCCGAAAACTGGAACCGGGCGAATATCCTGCTTGATACGGTTGATGATCTCGAGCTCATCGGTCCGAGCCTCGGTCCCAACGATCTGTTGTTGCGCCTGTTCCATGAGGAACAGCCAAGGGTCTATGACGCGCAGGCCGTGCAGTTCGGCTGCACCTGTTCAGAGGATCGCGTGCGGCAAAGCCTGTCGATCTATTCGGCGCGTGACATTGAGACGATGACCACGGATGCGGGCCGGGTGACGGCGGATTGCCAGTTCTGCGGCGCACATTACGACCTTGATCCCGCATCGGTTGGGTTTGAGGCCGAGCAGGATGGCGATGACGCTTGA
- the ilvA gene encoding threonine ammonia-lyase IlvA: MASSDFVLAARAAEQEMRAVFAATPLLRNDHLSERFDADIWLKREDLSPVRSYKLRGAFNAMRKVIPAQSLFVCASAGNHAQGVAFMCRHFGARGVIFMPVTTPQQKIQKTRMFGGDQVEIRLVGDYFDKTLTTAQSFCTEAGAHFLSPFDDEDVIEGQASVAVEIESQLGRVPDRIILPVGGGGLSAGVRSYFAEQCAYTFVEPTGAQSLGFALKEGGPIDVSPINSFVDGAAVAKLGARTFDRLKTINSGDVIHLSEDRICTTIVEMLNVEGIVLEPAGALAIEALSDIADYIRGKTIVCVASGGNFDFERLPEVKERAQRYSGVKKYFILRMPQRPGALKEFLNILGPEDDIARFEYLKKSARNFGSVLIGIETTRPENFARFLGELDGAGFTYTDITNNETLAQFVI, encoded by the coding sequence ATGGCCTCGAGTGATTTCGTACTGGCCGCCCGTGCAGCGGAACAGGAAATGCGCGCCGTTTTTGCTGCCACGCCCTTGTTGCGCAACGATCATTTGTCGGAGCGGTTTGATGCGGATATCTGGCTCAAACGCGAAGATCTGAGCCCCGTGCGGTCCTATAAATTGCGCGGTGCCTTCAACGCAATGCGCAAAGTGATCCCCGCGCAATCGCTGTTTGTATGCGCCAGTGCGGGCAATCATGCGCAGGGGGTTGCCTTTATGTGCCGCCATTTCGGCGCACGGGGCGTCATTTTCATGCCAGTCACAACGCCGCAGCAGAAGATCCAGAAAACACGCATGTTCGGTGGGGATCAGGTCGAAATCCGCCTTGTTGGAGACTATTTCGATAAAACCCTCACGACGGCCCAGAGTTTTTGTACCGAGGCTGGTGCGCATTTTCTATCGCCTTTTGATGATGAAGACGTGATCGAAGGGCAGGCTTCCGTCGCGGTAGAAATCGAGTCGCAATTGGGTCGCGTGCCGGATCGGATCATTTTGCCGGTCGGTGGGGGCGGGTTATCGGCGGGGGTGCGCAGTTATTTCGCAGAGCAATGCGCCTATACCTTCGTTGAGCCGACGGGTGCGCAGAGCCTCGGGTTTGCGCTGAAGGAAGGCGGGCCGATTGATGTGTCCCCTATCAATAGTTTTGTGGATGGTGCCGCAGTGGCGAAGCTCGGCGCGCGCACTTTTGATCGGTTGAAAACCATCAATTCGGGGGACGTGATCCACCTCTCTGAGGACCGCATTTGCACGACCATTGTGGAGATGTTGAACGTGGAGGGCATCGTTCTGGAACCGGCGGGCGCGCTGGCGATTGAGGCGCTGTCCGATATCGCCGATTATATCCGCGGCAAGACGATCGTCTGCGTCGCTTCGGGTGGGAACTTCGATTTTGAACGCCTGCCCGAGGTCAAGGAGCGCGCGCAGCGATATTCGGGGGTCAAAAAATACTTTATCCTGCGCATGCCGCAACGTCCCGGCGCGTTGAAAGAGTTTTTGAATATATTGGGCCCCGAAGATGACATCGCCCGGTTTGAATACCTCAAGAAATCGGCCCGCAACTTTGGCTCCGTGCTGATCGGCATCGAAACGACGCGACCCGAAAATTTCGCGCGGTTTCTCGGGGAATTGGACGGTGCCGGTTTCACCTATACCGATATTACAAACAACGAGACACTTGCTCAGTTCGTCATTTGA
- a CDS encoding NUDIX domain-containing protein — MIMRVGHAPLANQRYRRRPGAYAILPVRGGILLTAQIAEVVDIQLPGGGIDPGESAIQALHREVLEETGWRISKPLRLGAFRRFVFMPEYDLWAEKICHVFVARPVYQVGPPMEPDHETLVVPIDEALELLGNDGDRMFVKRYFF, encoded by the coding sequence ATGATCATGCGCGTCGGACATGCACCGCTTGCAAACCAGCGTTACCGCCGGCGCCCCGGTGCTTATGCGATATTGCCGGTGCGAGGTGGTATTTTACTGACTGCGCAAATCGCAGAGGTCGTCGACATACAGCTGCCAGGCGGCGGCATTGATCCCGGTGAAAGCGCCATTCAAGCGCTGCATCGCGAAGTTCTGGAAGAAACCGGATGGCGCATTTCCAAACCCCTTAGGTTGGGGGCTTTCCGAAGGTTCGTTTTCATGCCGGAATATGATCTTTGGGCTGAAAAAATATGCCATGTTTTTGTCGCGCGGCCCGTTTATCAGGTAGGTCCGCCAATGGAACCGGATCATGAAACACTGGTCGTCCCGATTGATGAAGCCCTTGAGCTTTTGGGCAATGACGGCGACCGCATGTTCGTCAAACGCTATTTCTTCTGA
- a CDS encoding PP2C family protein-serine/threonine phosphatase, giving the protein MLVLVVDDSRLQRKILSSSLKRWGFEVMEADSGEMAMEICRTHSPEVVLSDWMMPGMSGIDFCKAFRELSGEAYSYFILLTSKSEKNEVAEGLDAGADDFLTKPVDGNELRARITAGERILEMQRELTIKNKVITETLDELQRLYDSLDGDLLEAKKLQQSLVPERFRSFPSGDLSLLLRSSGHVGGDLVGFYPAGEGHLGLFAIDVSGHGISSALMTARLAGYLSATALDQNVALEKLTDGTFRSRPPGEAIATLNEMVLDEMETEHYFTLMLADIDLITGKMLVGQAGHPHPVIQRKCGKIEQEGTGGFPVGLISGVGFSQFELQLYPGDRLVILSDGVTECPLEGGEFLGEEGLETVLAKLHAATGPGLFDSLMQSLTEISGLEEFPDDVSGLMFEFSGQGHSRPAQKK; this is encoded by the coding sequence ATGCTTGTATTGGTCGTGGATGACAGCCGGTTGCAGCGCAAAATTCTGTCCAGCTCCCTCAAGCGTTGGGGCTTTGAGGTGATGGAGGCCGACTCCGGCGAGATGGCAATGGAGATTTGTCGTACACATTCCCCTGAGGTGGTGTTGAGCGATTGGATGATGCCCGGCATGTCCGGCATCGATTTTTGCAAGGCTTTCCGCGAATTGTCTGGTGAGGCCTATAGCTATTTCATCTTGCTGACATCGAAAAGCGAGAAGAATGAGGTGGCTGAGGGTCTGGACGCAGGAGCGGATGATTTCCTGACCAAACCGGTGGATGGCAATGAGCTACGCGCCCGGATCACCGCGGGTGAACGAATCCTCGAAATGCAACGAGAATTAACCATTAAAAACAAAGTGATAACGGAAACGCTTGACGAGCTGCAGAGGCTATATGACTCGCTGGATGGCGATCTGCTCGAAGCTAAAAAACTACAACAATCATTGGTTCCTGAGCGTTTCAGGTCCTTCCCGTCGGGCGATTTATCGTTGCTGTTGCGCTCCAGCGGCCACGTTGGCGGTGATCTGGTTGGTTTTTATCCAGCTGGCGAAGGGCATTTGGGTTTATTTGCTATTGATGTGTCCGGCCATGGGATCAGCTCGGCACTCATGACGGCACGCTTGGCCGGGTATTTGTCAGCAACGGCGCTTGATCAGAACGTGGCGCTCGAAAAGCTCACCGATGGTACGTTCCGCTCGCGCCCTCCCGGAGAGGCTATTGCGACACTGAATGAGATGGTTCTGGATGAAATGGAGACGGAACATTATTTTACACTGATGCTGGCGGATATTGATTTGATCACGGGCAAGATGCTGGTGGGGCAGGCCGGTCACCCGCATCCGGTAATCCAGCGAAAGTGCGGAAAAATAGAGCAGGAGGGGACTGGCGGCTTTCCGGTCGGTTTGATTTCTGGCGTTGGTTTTTCGCAGTTCGAATTGCAGCTTTATCCTGGGGACAGGTTGGTGATCTTGTCCGATGGCGTGACCGAATGTCCCCTGGAAGGCGGCGAGTTCCTGGGCGAAGAGGGTCTTGAAACAGTCTTGGCTAAGTTGCATGCGGCCACAGGTCCAGGCCTTTTCGATTCACTCATGCAATCGCTGACCGAAATCTCCGGGTTAGAAGAATTTCCTGATGATGTGTCCGGGCTGATGTTTGAATTTTCCGGTCAGGGTCATTCACGGCCCGCTCAGAAGAAATAG